The region TCATTAGGCTCCGAATCCAGGAGTCAGTGGAGACGGGTATCCGGACGTTCCTACTGGTCCTCGGGAGCGTCGTCGCCTTCTCCAGCGGTGGGAGTCAGGTCGGCCTCGCAACGGGGCCGCTGGAGAATCTCTACACAGCAGAGCTCGGGCTGCCAGGAATCGTGCTGTTGATCCTCGGGGCAACAGGCATCCTCGCCGGGGCGTGGATGGGCGCGCCGCGCCTCCTCCAGGCGACCTCCCGCGAGTACGCACAACTGGGTGTGAGGCGGTCAATCGCCGCCCTGGTGCCAGGGTTCATCATCGCCCAGCTGGCCATCGGACTCGGGATTCCCATCTCGTTCAACAACATCATCATCTCGGGGGTTATCGGTGGCGGCCTCGCAGGTGGCTCGGCCGGCGTCTCCAAGCGGAAAATTGGGGTGACAGTCGCGTTCTGGCTTATCACGCTCGTCACGTCCGTCATCATCGGCTTCGGCCTGTACCGCGTGTTCGCGGCCGTACTTGGCGGCTGATCCCGCTTCGTCGGCCGCGGACAGCAACGCGACTGGTCGGAGTTATCGCACGACAGTCACCGTGACGGGAGCCTCGCTGACGACGGTGGTTGCGACGGTTCCGAGAAGGCGGCGACGGATCTCGCCTCGGTCGCCGCCGTGCCCGCCCATGATGACGTGGTCGACGTCACTCGACTCGACAAAATCCAGAATCGCCTCGGCGGGATCACCGGTCTCAACTGCTGTTTCGACTGTCCGGTCGACCGTCTCGACCTGCTGTCGAGCCCGGCTGATCAGTCTGTCAGCGCGCTCTCGAGCGCTCGCTCGTCGCTCCTGACCTGGTTCGAGGACACCGCCTTCGCTCATCGCGCCGTCGAGTGGCGTCACCACGTTCAGAACTGTCACCTCCCCCACGGCCGTCTCCAACGCGTGTTCGAGCGCCGCCGCCGCGAGCGGTGACCCGTCGAGCGGGACGAGGACGTGTAAAGGAGCCATACGTCGGCTACTGAGCCAGGGCACAAATGCCTGTGGCCAGTTGTGATTCTGGACGCCTGGGTAGATTCGTCTCGCTACTCCTCGATGACGAACGTCGCGCTATCGGCGAGTCGCTCGGCGTCGCGGGTGGCGTTGATACCGACCGAAACAGTGTGTTCGCCCGGTTCGGCGGAGGACCACTCCGTCGGCGACATCCGGAACTGCTGGCTCCACTGGCGGGTGAACTGCTTGCGCTCGGCCCGGGAAAACTGGAACGTCGACGTTTCGTCGGGGACAGACTCCTCGACGTAGGAGGCCTCCTCGACACCGTCGAGCGCCCACGTCCAGCGTACGGGCGACCACGTCGTCAGCGAGATTGGAATGGGGAGCCGATTGCGGAACGTCACGCGGAAGGCCACCGGCTCGCCCACCGCGTAGCGCTCGTGGTTGGTCTCGATGGAGACGCTGATGGCAAACGAGCGGAGCGACCGCGGGACGAATGCGTGGCTCGCGTTCTCCCAGTTGATGGAGCGGTAGCGGTCCTTATCGCCATTCTCGCCCGGGACGAAGGGGTTGTCGTCATCCCGGCTGAGCGCCTCCGACTCGTATATTCGGCGCATGGACGTTCGGTAGCGCCCGACGACTAAAAGGAAGCGGGTCGGAACCGACCCGGCTCGGCTATATGAAGTTCGGCAGCGCCGTCGCCCAGAGGCCGACCGTCTGGAAAAAGCCGAAGACAGCTGCCAGCTTCCAGGGTGAGTCCTCTGCGAACAGCGCGCCGGTCAGCCCCGCGGCGAGAAGGGCAAGCAGGCTCACGCCGATCGGGTGCGCGAACGGTACCCCTGCGACGTTCTCACCGCTCCCGCCGAGTATCGCGACCAGCAGCAGCGTGTTGACCGCAGCGAACAACAAGGCAGGGAGCCAGCCCGGAAGCGTCTGGATACCCTTCCTGATCGCCATTGGCGATCGCTCACGGCCCGAGAGCGCCGATAGCCGGCTGCCAGCTTGTGTCACCGGCTGCAGCACGACTCGCGTCGTCAGGAAGAAGCCGGCCAACAGCGGGACAGCCACCCAGGGCATCATCGGCAGCGTCACCGCGCCGAGTGCCAGCGCCGAGATGACAAGGAAGCCAAAGCGGGCGGGATTGGCGGTCAGCCGTTGGAGTGGGCCGCTACTGGCCTTGGCCTGGTAGGCGCTCACGAGCAGCCGCTTCTCCTGACCGGATTCGACCCACGCGACGAAGGGGTCGGGCGCGAACGCCGTATCGGCCTGCACCGCCGTTGAAGCGAGCCTCGAGAGCATTCCCGACTCAGTCGCGCCCTCGCCAACGAGCGTATAGCGCACGTCGATGCCGCTGGCGCGGTCCTGCACCATCGTCGTCGCGAGCCAGCGGCCGTCTCCCGCGCCGATGCTGGGGTTCTGGCCACCGCCCAGGTCCGTCGGCTCCGCGGCAGGTGCTCCGTCGGAGAGTGGCACAGCCTGTACGCTCCCCAAGTCGGTCCAGAGCAGTACGGACCCGCTCCCTGCGGTCGAGAGCTGGACCTCCGCGAGCTGGCCGGTTCCGCTCATCGAGCGCAGCGTGCGCGAGCGCCCGACCGTCGTTGGCTCACCCACGGTGAGTGTGCCGTCGGCCGAACGGGTCAGCGGCGCCACCTCAGCGGCGGTCTCGTCGGTGTCGACCCACGCGACCGTTGCACCAGTCGGGCCCGCACTCACGGCCGGTGACACCGACTCTGTGCCGATACCTTCGCCGAATTCCGTGTAGCGCGGCTCAGACGCCCCCACTGCAAGCACGCCGACCCAGCTACTGGTAGAGCGAGCGTACCCCCGGTAGGCGACGACGGGCGTTCCGCTGACGAGTGCAACGGTAGGGTCCCGAGCCCGGAGGGAGTCGTTGCTCGAGACGCGGGTCGGGCCGAGCGACCGTGCGCCCTCGAGTGCGAGCATCGCTTCGTTCGCCTCGTGGCGTCGCCAAACGACCGCTGTCGTCCCGTTCCTGCGAGCAACGTCGACACTCGCGAGTCGGTTGTCGGTCCGGACGAGCGTTCGACGCTCGCCGATTGACAGTTGGCCGTCTTGGGCGGTCGCGTTCGCAACTCGGATGCGGTACTCACCGGCTTCGGTTACAATCCAAGCCACCCGGCCGTTCCCATCGCTGTCTGCCGTCGCCGCAACGTCGACGAGTTTCCCGGTCGGGCCGGTCGTCGAATCGAGAGTCTCTGGCTCCGACCAGTGCGGCCCGATCTCCAGGCCGATTCCCGTGAAGGCAAGCTGGGCGGTAAGCACAAACGCGAGCAGGACGACAGCCGCAGCAGGGAGTCGTGTGAGCGAGACCACCAGTTCAGAATCCGGCGTCGCTCACCGCCTGTTCGACCTCGGAGGGCTGGTCGTAGCGGTGGCAGGCTTTGGGATTCTCCCCTTCGGGGAGCTGTGGATCGACGTTCTCACAGACGCTCTCGTAATCCTCGAGGAGCGTCGCCGCCGCCCCTTCGAGGTCGTCGTCGATGGCTTGCTCGACAGCGGCCGCGACGCGGTCGCGGTGCGCGCCGGTCGGCTTCTCGACGAAGCGCTGTTCGAGCACCTCCTCGACGAGACCTTCGCGGTCGAAGGTGCCGCCGGCCTCGGCGTGTTCGCGGGCCTGCTCGGCCGTGAAGGAGCCGTCCTCCAGGGCCATCCGCAGGTCGACGATGTCCCGGTACGTCGTCTGATCGATCTCCATCCCCTCGGGTGGGATAATGTGGGGACACCGGGTGTGGAACTTACAGCCCGATGGTGGGTTCAGCGGCGAGGGAACGTTCCCACGCAGAATGATGCGGTCGCCCTCCCAGAGCGGGTCGGGTTCCGGAATCGCCGACAGCAGCGCCTCCGTGTAGGGGTGCTGGGGCTCGGCGAACAGCTCCTCGGGCGTGCCCATCTCCACGATGTTGCCGAGATACATCACCGCGATGCGGTCACAGATGTGCTCGACAACGCTCAGGTCGTGGGCAATGAACAGGTACGAGAGCCCGAACTCCTCCTGGAGATCCTCCAGCAGGTTCAGAATCTGGGCCTGGACACTCACGTCCAGTGCGCTCACCGGCTCGTCACAGACGATGAAGTCTGGGTCGACCGCGAGCGCGCGAGCGATGCCGATACGCTGACGCTGGCCCCCCGAGAACTCGTGGGGGTAGCGGGAAGCGTGGCTCGCCTGCAGCCCAACGATATCCAGCAGCTCCTCGACGCGCTCCTCGCGTTCTCGCCCGCTGGCGAGGCCGTGGATGTCGAGGGCCTCCCCGACGATGTCGGAGATGGTGAGCTTCGGGTTGAGCGAGGCGAACGGGTTCTGGAAGATCATCTGGACCTCCGTGCGGTACTCCCGCATCTCGCTGGTTGAGAGCTCCGTGAGGTCCTTCCCGTCATACCAGACCGAGCCGTCGGTCACGTCCTCCAGCTGGAGCACGCTGCGACCGAACGTCGACTTCCCACAGCCGGATTCGCCGACGAGACCGACCGTCTCACCCTCACGGATGTCCAGGTTGACCCCGTCGACGGCCTTGACCCAGTGCTGTTCGCCCAGCAGCTGGTCGAGGAAGTCCTCCTCGGACGGGTAGTATTTCACCAGGTCGTCGGCACGGACGAGCACGTCGTCGTCCGTCGGTGCGCCTCGTTCCTCGGATGCTCCGGTACTCATGTGTCGACCCCCGTACTCCCGGCGTCGTCGGTGATCTCGACTTCGAACTCAAGTTCACCCTGGAGCTCGCCGGTGTACTCCAGACAAGCCGCGGTGTGTTCACTCTCGCTCAGCCCCTCGACCGGCTCTCCAGTGTCGACGTCGACAAGCGGTGGTTCGCGCTGGGTACACGCCTCCTCGGCGTACGGACAACGCGGGTGGAAGCTACAGCCGGGCGGGAGCTGGACAAGGTCGGGCATCGAGCCCGGGATGGTGTCCAGCCGGTTCCGGCCGTCACCGATTCGCGGAATCGACCCCATCAGCCCCACCGTGTAGGGATGTTTGGGGTTGTAGTAGAGCTCCTCGACCGGTGCCTTCTCGACAGCCTTCCCGGCGTACATCACCATCACACGGTTGCAGATCTCGGCGACGACGCCGAGGTCGTGGGTGATGAGCTGGATGGCCACGTCGAACTCCTCGGACAGCTCCTCCAGCAGTTCGAGAATCTGGGCCTCGATCGTCACGTCGAGCGCCGTGGTGGGCTCGTCGGCGACGATGAGTTCCGGGTCACAGGAGAGCGCAATCGCGATGACCGCACGCTGCTGCATCCCGCCGGAGAACTGGTGGGGGTAGTTGTCGTATCGCTCCTCTGGGTCGGGGATGCCGACCCGGCGGAGCATATCGATAGCGCGTTCTTTCACTTCGTCGCCCGAGAGGTCCATATGCTTGCGGATGGCCTCAGCGATCTGCTCACCCACCGTGTAGACGGGGTTGAGCGCGGACTGTGGCTCCTGGAAGATCATCGCAATCTCCGCGCCACGAATCTCCTGCAGACGCTCCTCGCTGGCCTCCAGCAGGTTCTCGCCCTTGAAGCGGATTTCCCCGTTGTCGATGCTGCCGGGGTTCTCGATTAGCCCCATCACCGAGAGGCTGGTCACGGATTTGCCCGCGCCGGACTCGCCGACGACGCCGAAGCGCTCGCCGGCCTCAATATCGTAGGAGATGTCGTTGACAGCCTTGACCTTTCCCTCCTCGGTGTAGAAGTTCGTCTCCAGGTTTTCGACTTCGAGTAGTGCCATTATCGTGGACCTCCCCCCAGGTCACCCTGTGGGTCAATCGCGTCGCGGATGCCGTCACCCACGAGGTTGATAGACAGTACGAACAGGAAGATTGCGAGGCCGGGGAACACCGTCACCCACCAGTCGCCCTGGATGAGCGAGTCACGGCCTTGCGAGAGCATGCTGCCCCACTCGGAGGTACCCGGCTCGAGGCCGAGACCCAAGAATCCGAGCGCCGCCGCCAACAGCACGATAGTCCCGATACCCAGCGTCGCCTGGACGATAACCGGCGCGATGGCGTTCGGGACGATGTGGCGGAAGATGATGGAGCGGTCACGGGCTCCCAGCGCGCGGGCTGCGAGCACGTACTCGTTCTCCTTCACCGAGAGAATCTCACCACGGATGATACGCGCGTAGCCGATCCAGACGACCAGCACCAGCGCGAGGATGAGCTTCCAGAACCCCTGGCCCAGCACTGCGATCAGCGCGATGGCGAGCACCAGGAACGGGAACGAGTAGAGGATGTCGACGATACGCATGATAATGTCGTCGATGAGACCCCCGTAGTAACCCGCGATGGAGCCGAGCGGAACGCCGACCGCCAGCGCCAGTGAGACGGCGATGAAGCCAATCGAGAGGCTGAATCGGCCCCCGTAGATGATGCGCGAGAACATGTCTTTCCCCGACCAATCAGTGCCGAACGGGTGGGTCAGCGATGGCGGCTCGAGCACGGCCCCGAAGTTCGAGGCACCGGGCTCAAACGGCGCCAACGAGATTGGCTGAATCGGGATTCCGGCGACGGTGATGGGCCGGGCGAAGATGGCGAAAAACGCCATGAGGCCGATGATGGCCAGTCCGAACAGTGCCGTGCGGTTGGTCTTGAAGCGCTTCCACGCACGCTCCCAGCGCCCACGTGCCACGGTGGACTCGTCGGCCTCCCAGCTGAACTCGTCGCGCTCTTCGATGACGCTTCCATCGAACCCGGTGACCCGGATTCTGCCTCGTTGTGTTGTGGGTTGTCGTTCCGTCATGTCAGTAGCGGATTCGTGGGTCGAGCACGGAGTAGAGGATGTCCGCGAGCAGGTTCGCGAAGACGATGGTGGTCGCCACCAGCAGCACGACTGCCTGAATGATCGGGAAGTCGCGCTGGGTAATCGCCTGAATCAGCAGGCGACCGACGCCGGGCCAGGAGAACACCTGCTCGACGACGACGGTACCGTCGACGATGAAGGCAATCTGGAGCGCGGCGACAGTGACCACCGAGATGAGCGAGTTCCGGAGCACGTGCTTGATGATGACCGTGCGCTCGCTCAGTCCCTTCGCGCGTGCGGTCCGGACGTAGTCCTTGTTGAGTTGTTCGACCATTGCCGACCGGGTGAGCCGCATTATCAGTGCTGCCGATGCCGTCCCCAGCGTGATGGCTGGCAGAATCATGAACTTCAGCATCGGGAACGAGAGCAGCGGGATGTCCACCGGCGGGATGACCCGGAACCAACCGAGTTCGACCGAGAACACCAAAATGAGCATCAGGCCGAGCCAGAAGTTCGGCGTCGCGATGCCCAACAGTGCGCCCACGCGGCTGACCTCGTCGGTTGTCTCGCCTTTGTTCACCGCGGCGACCACCCCAGCGGGAATCCCGATGCCCATGGAGATGACGAAGCCAAGGAGACCGAGCAGAACCGTCTGCGGGAGGCGAGCGGCGATGGCGCCACTCACGCTGCGGTCGGAGATGATGGAGTTGCCGAAGTCACCCTGCATCGCGTCGAAGATCCAGAGCAAGTAGCGTGTCCAGATCGGTTCGTCGAGGTTGTACTGTGCGTAGAGCTCCGCCCGTAGTTCTGGTGTGATCTGCTGGAACTGCAGGATAAAGTCCACCACGTTCCCCGGAAGCAGTGCGACGAGCGAGAACGTCAGCACTGATACCGAGAACAGGATGAACACGGTGAGGAACAGCCGCTTGATGAGGTATCGTTGAAGTGACATTCGTGTTAAGGGGGACAGACGGTCGGTCGACCGTCGGCCCTAGTTACTTATCCACGTAGGTGAACGCTTCTGCGGACGCCGAGAACACACCGGTGAACTCGCCGCCGTCGATCGGGTACGTCTGGAAGCCTTTGACGGTGCTGCTGGAGAAGGCGTCCATCGCCTTGCCGAAGCTGACGTAGGCCATCGGGGAGTCCTTGACGAGGGTCGTCATCAGGTCCTGGTAGATTGTCTTCCGCTCCTCGACGTCGTAGGTCTGGAGCGCGTCGTCGATCATCGTGTCGACCTTCTCCTTGTCGTAGTGCATCAGGTTACAGCAGGCGGGCGTGAACTGCTCCGTGTGGAACAGGTTGTGGACGTAGTTGTCCGGGTCCCAGCCCGCAGACCAGCCGAGACAGACGAGGTTGTTCTGCTCGTGGCTGTTCTCGGCGAGCACCTTGCCAATGTAGGTGTTCCATTCGAACTGCTCGAGCTCAGCCTCGAAGTAGTCCGTGCTGTTCAGGCTCTCCTGAATCAGCTGGGCCCACTTGATGCGCTGGGGGTTCTGGTTCGTGACGATGCTCGTCTTGAACGGCGCCTCCATCCCCAGTTCCTCGAACCCTTCCTTGAGCAGGCGGTTGGCCTTCTCGACGTTGTAGGCCGTGTACTCCTCACCCATCTGCTGGTTGAACTCGGGCGAGGTGAACTGCGCCGCCAGCGGGGAAATCGGCGTGTACGCCGGCGAGCCGATGCCCTTGTAGACGGTGCTGATAATGCCCTGGCGCGGAATCAGCCGGGAGACACCGCGGCGGACCTTCGCGTTCGTGAACGGCTCGACGGACATCGGGAACGCGAAGAAGTCGAACCCACCCTCAGTTCGCTCGTTGACGGTGAAATCCTCGTTGCTCTTCAGGTCCTGATAGCTGTCGGCCGGGACGTTGTTGATGAAGTCGACGTCACCGCCCTGCAGGGCGGCGAGCTGGGCCGACTGCTCAGTGATGATGCGGAACGTGACCGTCTCGATTGGCGGCTTCTCCGGCATGTTCTCGTTCTCGGTCCCGTTCCACCAGTAGTCCTCGTTGCGCTGGATGCGGAAGAGGCTGTCCGGCTCGTGCTTGTCGAACACGTAGGGACCGGTCCCCACGGGGTTCTCGGACAGGTCGAGGTCGCCGGCTGCGACCTCCTTCGGGACGATGGGGACGCCACCGACCATGAACTTGAGCGGGGCGTACTGGCGGCTGAGCTTGATGGTAAGCTCGTAGTCGCCGGTCACCTCGCTGGAGTCGTACCAGTTGTACACGTCGGACTGACGCGGGGTCCCCTCGTAGCGGTCGAAGGAAGCCTTCACGTCCTCGGCGGTCAGCTCGTTGCCGTTGTGGAACTGGACGCCCTCGCGGATGGTGGCGACCCAGGTCAGGTCCTCGTCAGCCTGCTCGAAGCTGGACGCGAGGACGTTCTGGGGCGCACCACTGAAGTCCGTCGACAGCAGCGTCTCGTACACGAGCCCGAACGCTTTCGAGGAGGTCGTGTCGTTCTGCTGGGTTGGGTCGAAGTTCTTCACGTCAGCACCGAACGTCGCGATGAGTTCGCCACCCATCTTGACGTTGGCGCTGTCGGCCGGCGTCGGCGTCGAGTCCGTCGGCGTCGGCGTGTTTGGATCTGTTTCAGTATCAGTCTCGCTGCCACCTGCACAGCCGGCGAGGCCGGCAACACCGGCGACACCGAGCGACTGCACAAGCTTTCGACGGCTCACGTCGAACCGTTCTGGGGAGTTACCCTGTGCCATAGGTACAAGGGGGAGACCATCACGGATATACATTACGATGCGTGCAATGGCTATTTCACCAATCAGACGGTCGGGGGCGCTGCCGCCGAAAAACGCCGTACTACTCCGATATCGAGGAATTATTGTAAATTTTGGATAGCGGCAATTATGTCCCCCCAGACGAACGTCCCGCGCCGTCAGTAGCCGTGGGCGTTCCCGTCTTTCCGAGGCTCAGTAGCCCCCGAGAGCGTCCCGTTTTCGTTGCGGACGATCTGTGCGCCACCAAACGCGCTCGGCGGGAACACCTGGACCTTGTGGCCCATTCGGGCGAGTTTGCTCAGTCGCTCGTCGCCGTTCATCCGCTCCTCGACGCCGAGTTCGCCGTCGACGCGGTAGCGCCAGCGCGGCAGGTCCAACGCCGCTTGCAACGGCAGGTCGTAGTCGACGATGTTCGAGATCAGCTGTAGATGCCCCTGTGGCTGCATGAATCCGCCCATCACGCCGAAGGCAGCCCAGTCCTCCGTTTCATCGTCTTCGGCGGCGAAGTCCGCGATGGCCGGTACCAGTGTGTGGAACGGCCGCTTACCGGGCTCGATGCGGTTGGGGTGGTTCTCATCCAGCGAGAACGAGGACCCACGGTTCTGGAGCGCGATTCCCGTATCGCCCGCAACGATGCCGGACCCGAAGCCCGCGAACCGAGAGTTGATGAACGAGACGACATTGCCCTCGTCGTCGGCGACACAGAGCAGCACCGTGTCGGCGTCCTCGGCGTTACTCCCCTCGACGCCGAAGCTCACGTCGTGGTTGACCTCCTCCCCGATGAGTTCTGCACGCTCCTCGGCCCAGGATTTCGCCGCCAGCGGCGGGTGGTTCTCGTACTCTGGGTCGGTGATGTAGCGGTGCCCATCGTGGAACGCGACCTTCAGCGCCTCCGCGAAGTAGTGGACGCGTTCGGGGGAGTCGAGCGGGTGGTCGGCAGCCCCGACCTCCTCGGCGAGGTTGAGCGCT is a window of halophilic archaeon DL31 DNA encoding:
- a CDS encoding oligopeptide/dipeptide ABC transporter, ATPase subunit (SMART: ATPase, AAA+ type, core~TIGRFAM: Oligopeptide/dipeptide ABC transporter, ATP-binding protein, C-terminal~KEGG: hje:HacjB3_12015 oligopeptide/dipeptide ABC transporter, ATPase subunit~PFAM: ABC transporter-like; Oligopeptide/dipeptide ABC transporter, C-terminal); protein product: MSTGASEERGAPTDDDVLVRADDLVKYYPSEEDFLDQLLGEQHWVKAVDGVNLDIREGETVGLVGESGCGKSTFGRSVLQLEDVTDGSVWYDGKDLTELSTSEMREYRTEVQMIFQNPFASLNPKLTISDIVGEALDIHGLASGREREERVEELLDIVGLQASHASRYPHEFSGGQRQRIGIARALAVDPDFIVCDEPVSALDVSVQAQILNLLEDLQEEFGLSYLFIAHDLSVVEHICDRIAVMYLGNIVEMGTPEELFAEPQHPYTEALLSAIPEPDPLWEGDRIILRGNVPSPLNPPSGCKFHTRCPHIIPPEGMEIDQTTYRDIVDLRMALEDGSFTAEQAREHAEAGGTFDREGLVEEVLEQRFVEKPTGAHRDRVAAAVEQAIDDDLEGAAATLLEDYESVCENVDPQLPEGENPKACHRYDQPSEVEQAVSDAGF
- a CDS encoding UspA domain-containing protein (PFAM: UspA~KEGG: hma:rrnAC2658 universal stress protein) produces the protein MAPLHVLVPLDGSPLAAAALEHALETAVGEVTVLNVVTPLDGAMSEGGVLEPGQERRASARERADRLISRARQQVETVDRTVETAVETGDPAEAILDFVESSDVDHVIMGGHGGDRGEIRRRLLGTVATTVVSEAPVTVTVVR
- a CDS encoding ABC-type transporter, integral membrane subunit (PFAM: Binding-protein-dependent transport systems inner membrane component~KEGG: htu:Htur_0881 binding-protein-dependent transport systems inner membrane component), with the translated sequence MTERQPTTQRGRIRVTGFDGSVIEERDEFSWEADESTVARGRWERAWKRFKTNRTALFGLAIIGLMAFFAIFARPITVAGIPIQPISLAPFEPGASNFGAVLEPPSLTHPFGTDWSGKDMFSRIIYGGRFSLSIGFIAVSLALAVGVPLGSIAGYYGGLIDDIIMRIVDILYSFPFLVLAIALIAVLGQGFWKLILALVLVVWIGYARIIRGEILSVKENEYVLAARALGARDRSIIFRHIVPNAIAPVIVQATLGIGTIVLLAAALGFLGLGLEPGTSEWGSMLSQGRDSLIQGDWWVTVFPGLAIFLFVLSINLVGDGIRDAIDPQGDLGGGPR
- a CDS encoding hypothetical protein (KEGG: htu:Htur_0878 hypothetical protein) — translated: MRRIYESEALSRDDDNPFVPGENGDKDRYRSINWENASHAFVPRSLRSFAISVSIETNHERYAVGEPVAFRVTFRNRLPIPISLTTWSPVRWTWALDGVEEASYVEESVPDETSTFQFSRAERKQFTRQWSQQFRMSPTEWSSAEPGEHTVSVGINATRDAERLADSATFVIEE
- a CDS encoding ABC-type transporter, integral membrane subunit (PFAM: Binding-protein-dependent transport systems inner membrane component~KEGG: htu:Htur_0882 binding-protein-dependent transport systems inner membrane component) is translated as MSLQRYLIKRLFLTVFILFSVSVLTFSLVALLPGNVVDFILQFQQITPELRAELYAQYNLDEPIWTRYLLWIFDAMQGDFGNSIISDRSVSGAIAARLPQTVLLGLLGFVISMGIGIPAGVVAAVNKGETTDEVSRVGALLGIATPNFWLGLMLILVFSVELGWFRVIPPVDIPLLSFPMLKFMILPAITLGTASAALIMRLTRSAMVEQLNKDYVRTARAKGLSERTVIIKHVLRNSLISVVTVAALQIAFIVDGTVVVEQVFSWPGVGRLLIQAITQRDFPIIQAVVLLVATTIVFANLLADILYSVLDPRIRY
- a CDS encoding ABC-type transporter, periplasmic subunit (PFAM: Bacterial extracellular solute-binding protein, family 5~KEGG: htu:Htur_0883 extracellular solute-binding protein family 5), with the translated sequence MAQGNSPERFDVSRRKLVQSLGVAGVAGLAGCAGGSETDTETDPNTPTPTDSTPTPADSANVKMGGELIATFGADVKNFDPTQQNDTTSSKAFGLVYETLLSTDFSGAPQNVLASSFEQADEDLTWVATIREGVQFHNGNELTAEDVKASFDRYEGTPRQSDVYNWYDSSEVTGDYELTIKLSRQYAPLKFMVGGVPIVPKEVAAGDLDLSENPVGTGPYVFDKHEPDSLFRIQRNEDYWWNGTENENMPEKPPIETVTFRIITEQSAQLAALQGGDVDFINNVPADSYQDLKSNEDFTVNERTEGGFDFFAFPMSVEPFTNAKVRRGVSRLIPRQGIISTVYKGIGSPAYTPISPLAAQFTSPEFNQQMGEEYTAYNVEKANRLLKEGFEELGMEAPFKTSIVTNQNPQRIKWAQLIQESLNSTDYFEAELEQFEWNTYIGKVLAENSHEQNNLVCLGWSAGWDPDNYVHNLFHTEQFTPACCNLMHYDKEKVDTMIDDALQTYDVEERKTIYQDLMTTLVKDSPMAYVSFGKAMDAFSSSTVKGFQTYPIDGGEFTGVFSASAEAFTYVDK
- a CDS encoding oligopeptide/dipeptide ABC transporter, ATPase subunit (SMART: ATPase, AAA+ type, core~TIGRFAM: Oligopeptide/dipeptide ABC transporter, ATP-binding protein, C-terminal~KEGG: hje:HacjB3_12010 oligopeptide ABC transporter ATPase component~PFAM: ABC transporter-like; Oligopeptide/dipeptide ABC transporter, C-terminal), which codes for MALLEVENLETNFYTEEGKVKAVNDISYDIEAGERFGVVGESGAGKSVTSLSVMGLIENPGSIDNGEIRFKGENLLEASEERLQEIRGAEIAMIFQEPQSALNPVYTVGEQIAEAIRKHMDLSGDEVKERAIDMLRRVGIPDPEERYDNYPHQFSGGMQQRAVIAIALSCDPELIVADEPTTALDVTIEAQILELLEELSEEFDVAIQLITHDLGVVAEICNRVMVMYAGKAVEKAPVEELYYNPKHPYTVGLMGSIPRIGDGRNRLDTIPGSMPDLVQLPPGCSFHPRCPYAEEACTQREPPLVDVDTGEPVEGLSESEHTAACLEYTGELQGELEFEVEITDDAGSTGVDT